One window of the bacterium genome contains the following:
- a CDS encoding FAD-binding oxidoreductase, with product MSYIELLQSLSNSVGDIVVTHPDTLAVAARDESSFAAVLPLAVVVAHTTEDVIKTVKWCNSTRTPITARGAGSALEGNTIPSENGIVLDLSEMNNILEVDVDNLQAVVEPGVIYDKLNERLRKDGLFFPPSPGGSADVATIGGMVATNASGIYSVKYGGTREHVLELEAVTGAGDLVTFGNRCVKRSSGYNFTDFLSGSEGTLAIVTRVTLRLKGLPQAKGQSAFRFPTETAAVAAIAEMMRYGLDLAAVEYLGESTVRAVNKLRGYGIVEQPLLFLEAHGSDASVAETLELAASVAESNEGEPLTLPAGQDPWEVRHYTTPAIKLYRDGWQIIRNDVGFPVAQLPQVVGYVHEQAARLRKERNTELELFTLGHCGMGVLHALMLADPNDEASWGAGMQLNKLLKEYVLTIGGTLSGEHGIGLGHKDLFPLEHGEVALSLMRSIRKVFDPNGILNPGKIFD from the coding sequence CGTCGTTTGCCGCAGTGCTGCCATTAGCGGTAGTTGTCGCCCACACCACTGAAGATGTCATCAAAACCGTCAAATGGTGTAACTCAACAAGAACGCCAATCACCGCCCGTGGCGCCGGTTCTGCTTTGGAGGGGAATACGATTCCCTCCGAAAATGGGATTGTGCTCGATCTATCCGAGATGAACAACATCCTCGAAGTCGATGTCGACAATCTGCAAGCAGTCGTCGAACCGGGCGTTATCTACGATAAACTGAACGAACGATTACGAAAAGATGGGCTCTTCTTTCCGCCATCCCCCGGTGGCAGCGCCGACGTGGCGACCATCGGCGGGATGGTGGCGACCAATGCGAGCGGCATCTATTCGGTGAAGTATGGTGGTACCCGCGAGCACGTTCTCGAACTGGAGGCGGTTACTGGCGCCGGCGATCTCGTTACCTTTGGCAATCGTTGTGTGAAACGTTCGAGTGGATACAATTTTACCGATTTTCTAAGCGGGAGTGAAGGCACCCTTGCCATCGTAACCCGGGTAACGTTGCGATTGAAAGGCTTACCACAAGCCAAGGGACAAAGTGCCTTCCGCTTCCCAACGGAAACTGCCGCCGTCGCAGCGATTGCCGAGATGATGCGATATGGACTCGATCTCGCCGCCGTTGAATACTTAGGGGAATCGACGGTTCGTGCAGTGAATAAACTTCGTGGTTACGGAATTGTCGAGCAACCGTTGCTCTTCCTCGAAGCGCATGGAAGCGACGCCTCGGTTGCCGAGACTTTGGAATTAGCGGCGTCGGTTGCCGAGTCGAACGAAGGGGAACCGTTAACGCTTCCCGCCGGACAAGACCCGTGGGAAGTGCGGCATTACACCACGCCCGCAATCAAATTGTATCGTGATGGCTGGCAGATTATTCGCAACGACGTTGGTTTTCCAGTGGCGCAACTTCCACAGGTCGTCGGCTATGTCCATGAGCAAGCGGCGCGATTACGCAAGGAACGCAATACCGAACTCGAGCTGTTTACGCTGGGGCATTGCGGCATGGGGGTGTTACATGCGCTGATGCTTGCCGACCCAAACGATGAAGCAAGCTGGGGCGCCGGCATGCAGTTGAATAAGTTGTTGAAAGAGTATGTCCTGACAATCGGGGGAACCCTGTCCGGTGAACATGGCATTGGATTGGGTCACAAAGACCTCTTTCCGTTGGAACATGGGGAGGTAGCGCTCAGTTTAATGCGTTCGATTCGGAAAGTGTTCGATCCGAATGGTATCTTGAATCCCGGGAAAATTTTCGATTGA
- a CDS encoding nucleotidyltransferase domain-containing protein, with the protein MIDRKDIEDAVKQIIELFRPERVILFGSYAYGTPHEDSDVDCMVILPFDGKPVRKAAEIATAIKKRFPLDILVQSPDRWEARLHAQDPFIVEINEHGIEMYRRMVDGRGVSR; encoded by the coding sequence ATGATCGACCGGAAAGACATTGAAGACGCGGTCAAGCAGATCATCGAGTTGTTTCGCCCCGAGCGGGTGATTCTTTTCGGTTCTTACGCTTACGGAACCCCTCATGAAGACTCGGATGTGGATTGTATGGTGATTTTACCATTCGATGGGAAACCGGTGCGGAAGGCAGCCGAAATAGCCACCGCGATAAAAAAACGCTTTCCACTTGACATCCTCGTACAATCTCCTGATCGCTGGGAAGCAAGGCTACATGCTCAAGACCCTTTCATCGTTGAGATAAACGAACACGGCATTGAGATGTATCGGCGTATGGTCGATGGTCGTGGAGTATCGAGATGA
- a CDS encoding HEPN domain-containing protein: MSQTLDDIVNEWLDKADGDFRTAKRELIADEEPNYDAVCFHSQQCIEKLLKALLVKCRQPNLKTHDLAILADKVEANYPGLALDRLHLNLLTSYATQYRYPGYTADVDDASDAYDMCCNIQSILLPMFYKE, encoded by the coding sequence ATGAGCCAAACTCTCGACGACATAGTGAATGAATGGTTGGATAAAGCCGATGGTGATTTCCGAACGGCAAAACGGGAATTGATTGCCGACGAAGAACCAAATTACGACGCTGTCTGTTTTCATTCTCAACAATGTATCGAGAAACTACTCAAAGCATTGTTGGTGAAGTGCCGACAACCTAACCTGAAAACCCACGATTTAGCAATTCTTGCCGATAAAGTGGAAGCGAATTACCCGGGATTGGCGTTAGATCGTTTGCATCTAAACTTACTCACGAGTTATGCTACGCAGTATCGTTACCCCGGATATACCGCAGATGTCGACGACGCAAGCGATGCCTACGATATGTGTTGCAATATCCAATCGATCTTGCTACCGATGTTCTATAAAGAATGA
- a CDS encoding glycosyltransferase family 2 protein — protein sequence MNSPPSVAILLLNYRGWNDTIECLESLFRMAYSSFRIIVVDNNSEDGSLDKIGLWAKGKLNHYSLPNHPCKQFTFPPIEKPIPLTIVNSPRNETAVIGSNENQPRLTLIQSDANRGYAAGNNIGLRFILEHTESEFVWLLNNDTVVKPDALSKLVERFQANHSTGICGSTLLYYDDPELVQARGGAWFKHWFAYTKHIGVFTNVNTSFRLGDVERDLDYVSGASMLLSRPFLEEVGLMEERYFLYFEEIDWATRAKRQGFQLRYAPESIVYHKEGAVTGANNRRGSKTLLTDFYGQRNRLLFTRKHYPVALPTVWLAMLASVGVRCLRRKYRMAWQLLQILFGKRTL from the coding sequence ATGAACTCTCCACCTTCTGTCGCCATCCTTCTTCTCAATTATCGCGGTTGGAACGATACCATCGAGTGTCTGGAAAGTTTGTTCCGAATGGCGTATTCATCTTTTCGGATTATCGTTGTCGATAACAACTCGGAGGATGGCTCGCTCGATAAAATTGGGTTATGGGCAAAGGGAAAATTAAACCATTACTCACTGCCAAACCATCCCTGCAAACAATTCACTTTTCCTCCGATTGAAAAACCGATTCCGCTTACAATCGTTAATTCTCCCCGCAACGAAACGGCAGTTATTGGCTCCAACGAAAACCAACCGCGTCTTACACTTATACAGTCCGATGCGAATCGGGGATACGCCGCTGGTAATAATATTGGATTGCGTTTTATCCTCGAACATACTGAGTCGGAATTTGTTTGGCTGTTGAACAACGATACTGTTGTGAAACCCGATGCCTTATCGAAATTAGTGGAACGATTCCAAGCAAACCATTCCACCGGGATCTGCGGTTCGACATTGCTGTATTATGACGATCCGGAATTGGTGCAGGCAAGGGGCGGCGCTTGGTTTAAGCATTGGTTTGCCTATACTAAACATATCGGTGTTTTCACGAATGTGAATACTTCCTTCCGACTTGGGGATGTCGAACGGGATCTCGATTATGTATCAGGTGCATCGATGCTGTTATCCCGCCCGTTTCTGGAAGAAGTGGGATTGATGGAAGAGCGATATTTTCTCTACTTCGAGGAAATCGATTGGGCGACCCGGGCAAAACGACAAGGCTTTCAATTGCGATATGCACCGGAGAGCATCGTTTATCATAAGGAAGGCGCGGTTACCGGAGCGAACAATCGGCGCGGCTCAAAGACGCTACTGACGGATTTTTATGGACAACGCAACCGTTTGCTGTTTACGCGAAAACATTATCCGGTGGCACTTCCTACTGTTTGGTTGGCAATGCTCGCATCGGTGGGGGTACGGTGTTTGCGAAGGAAATACCGGATGGCATGGCAGTTACTTCAGATACTATTCGGCAAACGAACGCTCTAA
- a CDS encoding class I SAM-dependent methyltransferase → MNLLEVCALHHYINSCMEQTTAVTESLEQCPLCQSDRLVTIDRKCCLQRCKTCGFLFLSPRPTAAELLAFYSQPTKSDEWMVNEMGRDDLWMRRLTKLHRIRRGGSLLDIGTGIGQFLHYAQNFFSPVAGTEVSDAAIRIARRKYGFTIHKGEVTEIDWGEQRFDVITLFQVLEHVSDPLQIILKCYELLHEDGVLIISVPNELQSLKSKVRAFARLFGKKKYQNTGKYGIPKFSFNGSSPYLHLSHFTPKVLQVCLQRCGFEIRETALDPYYENTGGKKALHDLHYFFGSLFWRVFHKNVYDAIWITAVKPKREVID, encoded by the coding sequence TTGAATTTGCTGGAAGTCTGTGCTTTACATCACTACATTAACAGTTGTATGGAGCAAACCACCGCTGTAACCGAATCATTGGAACAATGTCCACTTTGTCAATCGGATCGCCTTGTTACGATTGACCGGAAGTGCTGTCTACAGCGCTGTAAAACCTGTGGGTTTCTCTTCTTAAGTCCTCGTCCAACGGCAGCCGAGTTGCTTGCCTTTTATTCTCAACCTACAAAGTCCGATGAGTGGATGGTGAACGAAATGGGACGCGACGATCTCTGGATGCGGCGACTAACCAAACTCCATAGAATCCGGCGCGGTGGTTCGCTGCTCGATATCGGAACCGGCATCGGACAATTTCTACATTACGCCCAGAACTTCTTTTCGCCGGTTGCTGGTACGGAAGTCTCAGACGCAGCGATTCGCATCGCCCGCCGGAAGTATGGTTTTACCATTCACAAAGGGGAAGTAACGGAAATCGATTGGGGTGAACAACGCTTCGATGTAATCACGTTGTTTCAGGTTTTAGAGCACGTCTCCGATCCGTTGCAGATAATTCTCAAATGTTATGAATTATTGCATGAAGATGGCGTTCTAATCATCTCAGTACCGAACGAGCTACAATCACTAAAATCAAAAGTGAGAGCTTTCGCCCGACTATTCGGTAAGAAAAAATATCAAAACACTGGCAAGTATGGCATTCCCAAATTCAGTTTCAATGGGTCTTCCCCGTACTTACATCTTTCGCACTTCACGCCAAAAGTGTTGCAAGTTTGTCTGCAGCGTTGTGGCTTCGAAATTCGGGAAACTGCGCTTGATCCCTATTATGAGAATACCGGTGGGAAGAAGGCGCTACATGATTTGCATTATTTTTTCGGATCGCTCTTTTGGCGAGTATTTCACAAAAACGTGTACGATGCAATCTGGATTACCGCAGTAAAGCCCAAGCGCGAAGTTATCGATTAG
- a CDS encoding TonB-dependent receptor, whose product MSGLLPLILLAYYANAADIAQFSGTATLVGTVVDNENNEPVGWCDFYLPEIKRFGRADEFGKFFVSNLPAGEYTLFVRRIGYREWNRRISLLPGDPIRLAVKMTLTPVKLAEIVVEEKANRMATTSQTPVLDLSGERLRSTMATTLAATLENEPGIALRTMGPAPARPVLRGLSGDRLLLLEDGSRTGDLSATAADHAVVIDPMNAERIEVLRGPAALRYGSNTLGGVINSIRENIPNPSVRKLHITTSTLIESVNRDVSSGIDAVVPLPYQVTGRINGNLQSADDLKTPIGFLQNTATNTSHAGIGISGRTPWGSVGTAFNEYHSEYGIPGGFIGAHPSGVRIKLYRNRIESQVQIFDFQQWIRQIEIKAIRTRYYHAEYEAGGFLGTEFGTVQYDGSLDFHWRQNDPLRNGLLGLAVEQREYATGGFVFSPPARERKASVILYQEHSHNQWTLTGAARFDFNEIKPKEQRISARIGKLSQRQFSEFSGGITVDRALTSKWTATITGMRTHRSPGIEELYSEGPHLAAYSYEVGNPELGSERAWGGEVGMKYMTQDSRANLTFFWNEIDAYIFPRNTGLLNPRTLLMQYQYTGYDARMCGGEAAWEKTWGRWQTMTSASYVQGVFRETGSPMPQIPPLSGKLTLKYQSIEWSASATVYGAWKQTRTAEFETSTSQYLSGDWRFQYQVPWRATLHTFTLSVENLLDTDYRKHLSRVKSIMPEAGRNVKLFYRMYF is encoded by the coding sequence ATGAGCGGTTTGCTGCCGCTCATCCTGTTGGCTTATTACGCCAACGCAGCAGATATCGCTCAGTTTAGCGGTACCGCTACGCTTGTAGGAACGGTTGTTGATAACGAGAATAACGAGCCGGTTGGATGGTGTGACTTCTATCTACCTGAAATAAAACGGTTTGGTCGGGCTGATGAGTTTGGTAAGTTTTTTGTCTCGAACCTCCCTGCTGGTGAGTACACGCTGTTCGTCCGTCGCATCGGTTATCGCGAATGGAATCGCCGTATTTCGCTATTGCCGGGCGACCCGATTCGACTCGCGGTAAAAATGACGTTAACGCCGGTAAAACTCGCAGAAATCGTTGTCGAGGAAAAAGCAAACCGGATGGCAACCACTTCGCAAACGCCCGTGCTTGATCTTTCCGGAGAACGGTTGCGGAGTACGATGGCGACTACGTTAGCGGCAACTTTGGAAAACGAACCGGGGATTGCGCTCCGAACGATGGGACCCGCCCCCGCTCGTCCCGTACTGCGCGGTTTGAGCGGTGACCGGTTACTGCTATTAGAAGACGGTTCGCGAACTGGCGATTTGTCGGCGACTGCCGCCGATCACGCCGTTGTGATCGACCCGATGAATGCGGAACGAATCGAAGTTTTACGCGGACCGGCGGCGTTGCGGTATGGTTCAAACACTCTTGGCGGAGTCATCAATTCAATCCGCGAGAACATACCTAATCCTTCAGTGCGCAAGCTGCATATCACGACCAGCACTCTGATCGAATCGGTGAATCGCGATGTTTCCAGTGGCATCGACGCCGTTGTACCGCTTCCCTATCAGGTAACCGGGCGGATTAATGGAAATCTGCAAAGCGCTGACGACCTTAAAACACCCATCGGTTTTCTGCAAAATACCGCCACGAACACTTCCCATGCCGGTATCGGGATAAGCGGTCGCACTCCATGGGGTTCGGTTGGCACTGCTTTCAACGAGTACCACTCTGAATACGGTATCCCCGGCGGATTCATTGGCGCTCACCCATCCGGTGTTCGAATAAAACTATACCGGAATCGAATCGAATCGCAGGTACAGATATTTGACTTCCAACAGTGGATACGTCAAATCGAAATCAAAGCGATTCGCACTCGTTATTACCATGCCGAATATGAAGCCGGCGGGTTTCTTGGCACCGAGTTCGGTACAGTACAATACGACGGCTCGCTTGACTTTCATTGGCGTCAAAACGATCCCTTGCGTAACGGTTTGTTGGGACTGGCTGTCGAGCAACGCGAGTATGCAACCGGCGGTTTTGTTTTTTCGCCCCCTGCTCGCGAGCGTAAAGCATCAGTTATTCTGTATCAAGAACACTCACACAATCAATGGACACTCACCGGAGCGGCGCGATTCGATTTCAATGAGATAAAGCCGAAAGAACAACGCATATCGGCGAGGATAGGCAAGCTAAGCCAACGACAGTTTTCTGAGTTTTCCGGCGGAATCACGGTCGATCGTGCGCTCACATCAAAGTGGACGGCGACAATCACCGGCATGCGAACTCATCGCTCGCCCGGCATTGAAGAATTGTATTCGGAGGGTCCGCATTTGGCGGCTTACTCGTATGAAGTCGGCAACCCGGAATTGGGCAGCGAACGCGCATGGGGCGGTGAAGTCGGAATGAAATACATGACGCAGGATTCCCGAGCAAACCTTACGTTCTTCTGGAATGAAATCGACGCCTACATATTTCCCCGCAACACCGGCTTACTAAATCCTCGCACGTTGTTAATGCAGTATCAGTACACGGGATACGATGCACGGATGTGTGGTGGCGAAGCGGCATGGGAAAAAACTTGGGGACGTTGGCAAACAATGACTTCGGCAAGCTATGTGCAAGGGGTGTTTCGCGAAACCGGAAGTCCAATGCCGCAAATTCCACCGCTATCGGGAAAACTCACTCTGAAATATCAATCGATCGAGTGGAGCGCTTCAGCTACGGTCTACGGCGCTTGGAAGCAAACACGAACCGCTGAGTTTGAAACTTCCACCTCACAGTACTTATCCGGAGACTGGCGATTCCAATACCAAGTTCCGTGGCGAGCAACGCTGCACACTTTTACTCTTTCGGTCGAGAATCTGTTGGATACTGACTATCGAAAGCATCTATCCAGGGTGAAATCAATCATGCCGGAAGCTGGGAGAAACGTGAAGTTATTCTACCGGATGTATTTCTGA
- a CDS encoding helical backbone metal receptor produces MLIDPTGRIVSLQQPAQRIVSLIPSLTETLFAIGAGKRLVGVSNYCIAPANEVQLLPKVGGQKNPDFAKIAELTPDLLLLNREENRLSDYQRLAEKYPVYVSDVRRVSDVPDLLRDLGILTDCYEAAGLLAKRTEDILAQVSLLTRWIKPLRAITLIWHKPLMTTNGDTYLSDMMKRAGFVNPFFDCSVRYPEISIEDIRHATPDWILFPSEPHHWSPEEISGIMQSLTECHPEIRFHEIDGEAVTWYGARTAVSLEKSIMEFVERIHQRGDTRK; encoded by the coding sequence ATGTTGATCGATCCAACAGGGCGCATCGTTTCGTTACAACAACCAGCGCAACGTATTGTTTCCTTGATACCATCATTGACCGAAACGCTGTTTGCAATCGGCGCTGGTAAGCGATTGGTCGGTGTTTCCAACTACTGTATCGCTCCTGCCAACGAAGTACAATTACTTCCTAAAGTAGGTGGACAAAAGAATCCGGACTTCGCGAAGATTGCCGAACTCACTCCTGATCTACTCCTTCTCAATCGCGAAGAAAACCGCCTTAGCGATTATCAGCGATTGGCGGAGAAATATCCGGTGTATGTCAGCGATGTCCGCCGGGTAAGCGATGTTCCTGACTTGTTACGCGATCTTGGTATTCTAACCGACTGTTATGAAGCTGCCGGATTATTAGCGAAGCGCACTGAGGATATATTAGCGCAAGTATCATTGCTAACCCGATGGATCAAACCGTTACGTGCGATCACCTTGATCTGGCATAAACCATTAATGACAACGAATGGCGATACCTATCTAAGCGATATGATGAAACGAGCCGGATTTGTCAATCCGTTTTTCGACTGTAGTGTCCGTTATCCGGAAATCTCAATCGAAGATATCCGACATGCAACACCTGATTGGATTCTGTTTCCTTCAGAACCACATCACTGGAGTCCAGAAGAGATTTCCGGGATAATGCAATCATTAACTGAATGTCATCCCGAAATTCGATTCCACGAAATCGACGGGGAAGCGGTCACCTGGTATGGCGCTCGCACTGCAGTTAGCTTGGAAAAAAGTATTATGGAGTTCGTCGAACGGATCCATCAACGCGGCGATACTCGAAAGTAG
- a CDS encoding vitamin B12-dependent ribonucleotide reductase, with product MLIERGTITMRFIEENLLEMREETISNPVAENRTVSQPGTEQTLESVKPRVENKRHHTGSEQVHEKTEANKGMRFERFFTKPGMKVFDSVDWELRDAVITSERGEVVFEQRGVEMPKSWSMLATNVVVSKYFKGGYGTPERENSLKQLIHRVTRTITDWGIRGNYFEDETSAENFYDELSFMMLHQVAAFNSPVWFNVGVEERPQCSACFINSVEDTMESILNLAKTEGMLFKYGSGTGTNLSSLRSSREKLTSGGIASGPVSFMKGYDAFAGVIKSGGKTRRAAKMVILNVGHPDIAEFVECKVKEEKKAWALIDAGYDGSFGGEAYGSVFFQNSNNSVRVPDMFMQAVEEGGFWQTRAVRGGFVVDSYKAQDLMHKIAEAAWQCGDPGLQFDTTINDWHTCANTDRIYASNPCSEYMFLDNSACNLSSINLLKFGKDNRGFDIEGFRHAVRTMILAQEIVIDPSSYPTPKIETNSHEFRPLGLGFANLGALLMSYGYPYDGIEARATAAAITALMTGEAYRMSAQIAMKQGPFSGFDKNRESMLRVIRKHQTSVDNISARHSVSKPLLRAAQQAWEGAYSLGSEYGYRNSQVTVLAPTGTIAFMMDCDTTGIEPDIALVKYKKLVGGGMLKIVNNTVPHALRALGYDESQSHEILKHIETKDTIEGCPVLKAEHLPVFDCAFKPYNGDRYIPYMAHVKMMAAVQPFLSGAISKTVNMPNKATVEEIEHVYLQAWKLGLKSIAIYRDGCKRTQPLNTSLEEIKNAGKAIVVPKVANPFRHKLPDERASITHKFSIIGHEGYITVGMYEDGSPGEVFIKMSKEGSTISGLMDAFATSISMALQYGVPLRVLSSKFQR from the coding sequence ATGCTTATTGAACGGGGAACTATAACTATGCGATTTATCGAGGAGAATTTGTTGGAAATGCGAGAAGAAACCATATCGAACCCAGTAGCGGAAAATCGAACGGTTTCACAACCGGGAACTGAACAAACATTGGAATCCGTTAAGCCGCGTGTCGAAAACAAACGACATCACACCGGCTCAGAACAAGTACATGAAAAAACGGAAGCAAACAAAGGTATGCGATTTGAACGATTTTTTACGAAACCAGGTATGAAGGTATTCGATTCGGTGGATTGGGAACTGCGTGATGCAGTAATCACCAGCGAGCGAGGTGAGGTTGTTTTTGAACAGCGTGGTGTTGAAATGCCGAAGAGCTGGTCGATGCTTGCCACCAACGTTGTAGTCTCGAAATACTTCAAAGGCGGCTACGGAACACCGGAACGCGAAAACAGCCTAAAACAATTGATCCACCGGGTAACCCGGACAATCACGGATTGGGGAATTCGTGGCAATTACTTCGAGGATGAAACCTCAGCAGAAAACTTTTACGACGAGTTATCGTTTATGATGCTGCACCAAGTTGCAGCTTTTAATAGCCCGGTTTGGTTCAATGTCGGTGTTGAAGAGCGGCCACAGTGTAGCGCGTGCTTCATCAATAGCGTCGAAGATACGATGGAGTCGATTCTCAATTTGGCGAAAACCGAAGGTATGCTGTTCAAGTATGGCAGCGGTACCGGTACCAATTTATCGTCGTTGCGTTCGAGCCGGGAAAAACTTACCAGCGGTGGCATTGCAAGCGGCCCCGTCAGTTTCATGAAGGGCTACGATGCGTTTGCCGGCGTGATAAAATCCGGCGGTAAAACCCGCCGCGCAGCAAAGATGGTGATTCTCAATGTCGGTCATCCCGACATCGCAGAGTTTGTCGAATGCAAAGTAAAGGAAGAGAAAAAAGCGTGGGCGCTAATTGATGCCGGATACGACGGTAGTTTCGGCGGTGAAGCTTACGGCTCGGTCTTTTTCCAGAATAGTAACAATAGCGTTCGCGTACCGGATATGTTTATGCAAGCGGTTGAAGAAGGCGGTTTTTGGCAGACCCGGGCAGTCCGCGGCGGCTTTGTTGTCGATTCCTATAAAGCCCAAGATCTGATGCATAAGATCGCCGAGGCAGCGTGGCAGTGCGGTGATCCCGGTCTACAATTCGATACCACCATCAACGACTGGCACACCTGTGCGAACACCGACCGAATCTATGCCTCCAATCCTTGCAGCGAGTATATGTTCCTTGACAATTCCGCTTGTAATCTGAGCTCGATCAATCTGTTGAAGTTCGGCAAGGATAATCGCGGCTTTGACATTGAAGGATTCCGGCATGCGGTTCGTACAATGATTCTCGCGCAGGAAATCGTCATCGATCCATCCAGTTATCCGACCCCGAAAATCGAAACGAATAGCCACGAATTCCGTCCATTGGGATTGGGATTTGCCAATCTTGGCGCTTTGCTTATGAGTTATGGTTATCCCTATGACGGTATCGAAGCCCGCGCGACTGCCGCTGCAATCACGGCTTTAATGACAGGCGAAGCGTATCGGATGTCGGCGCAAATTGCTATGAAGCAAGGACCGTTCAGCGGATTTGACAAGAACCGCGAATCTATGTTGCGGGTGATCCGGAAGCATCAAACTTCGGTTGATAATATCTCCGCCCGGCACTCGGTTTCGAAACCGTTACTTCGGGCTGCCCAACAGGCTTGGGAAGGCGCTTACTCCCTCGGTTCGGAATATGGTTATCGCAATTCGCAAGTAACTGTGTTAGCGCCGACCGGTACAATCGCATTCATGATGGATTGCGATACGACCGGCATCGAACCGGACATCGCTTTGGTGAAATACAAGAAACTGGTCGGCGGCGGTATGTTGAAGATTGTGAATAACACCGTCCCGCATGCTTTACGTGCATTAGGGTATGACGAATCGCAATCTCACGAAATCCTCAAGCATATCGAAACGAAAGATACGATTGAAGGGTGCCCGGTACTGAAAGCGGAGCATCTACCGGTGTTCGATTGCGCATTCAAACCCTATAACGGCGACCGCTACATTCCCTATATGGCACACGTGAAAATGATGGCGGCGGTACAACCGTTCTTGTCTGGCGCGATCTCGAAAACAGTGAATATGCCAAATAAAGCTACTGTTGAAGAGATTGAGCATGTTTACCTGCAGGCGTGGAAACTCGGTTTAAAATCAATTGCAATTTACCGTGACGGTTGCAAGCGTACTCAACCGCTGAATACCAGTCTCGAAGAAATCAAAAATGCTGGAAAGGCCATTGTTGTTCCAAAAGTCGCCAATCCTTTCCGGCACAAGTTACCGGACGAACGGGCATCGATCACCCATAAGTTTTCAATCATCGGTCATGAAGGTTACATCACAGTTGGGATGTACGA